One stretch of Streptomyces sp. MMBL 11-1 DNA includes these proteins:
- a CDS encoding alpha/beta hydrolase, with the protein MTGSLTWQQLRDLKTSELTQAGDKWHEVSGRSASDRAQVDRAMSAKLRATQESGSAEAALGRIRRLSRNFQYVQTECGLVRTALNGLAGDLSDPQRQLKQALEDAAALNFTVHEDGSVSYPAVKVDDLTGAKKEAPGGSSRGSSRLPLEPPGLGSPGQQSLYPGHPGFTPANPNAAKAQDVADRIARAVRSAREIDARYAKTLNGLKAEKGLDVTAATLKDVFRDTADVRSTAGMHLAEGLPQDKEPAERKRWWDGLTDEQRQEYVKVAPDLIGGLDGIPAVVRDEANRNYLPVLIDEVARQGGDDAKTKLDALRMIQDKLGESSHPPMFLLGIGDEGNGRAVVSYGNPDTSRHVAAYVPGLGTKLDGDFVTGTMKRAHDTAIGAREVDPSTASIIWLGYDAPQSVDVMTKGDAQRGAPAYNEFMAGLSTTNANEDPHVTAIGHSYGSLTVGTAAKESGGIPGVDDVILLGSPGVDAQKATELGVGEDHVFVGAADNDPVTHLPTKGEAAFGAGPAWALGGPEAVRRANDLFDVGDDDLHFGKDPASAAFGAQRFEVDDGPGMVREAGKFDAHSQYFDPELDDVSALNIAKIVGGRPEDIVREEHR; encoded by the coding sequence ATGACAGGATCCCTCACCTGGCAGCAGTTGCGCGACCTCAAGACCTCCGAGCTCACACAGGCGGGCGACAAGTGGCATGAGGTCTCAGGCCGTTCGGCTTCCGACCGGGCACAGGTCGACCGCGCGATGTCCGCGAAGCTCCGCGCGACCCAGGAGAGCGGTTCGGCGGAGGCGGCACTCGGCAGGATCCGGCGCCTCAGTCGTAACTTCCAGTACGTGCAGACCGAGTGTGGGCTGGTACGTACAGCGCTCAACGGGCTTGCCGGCGACCTCAGCGATCCTCAGCGCCAGTTGAAGCAGGCCCTTGAGGACGCAGCTGCCCTGAACTTCACGGTTCACGAGGATGGTTCCGTCAGCTACCCGGCTGTCAAGGTCGACGACCTGACCGGTGCGAAGAAGGAGGCCCCGGGCGGTAGTTCGCGAGGCAGTTCGCGTCTCCCGCTGGAACCGCCAGGCCTCGGGTCACCCGGGCAGCAGTCGCTGTATCCCGGCCATCCAGGATTCACGCCGGCCAACCCGAACGCGGCTAAGGCGCAGGACGTGGCCGACCGTATCGCCCGAGCTGTACGGTCCGCGCGGGAGATCGACGCCCGTTACGCGAAGACCCTCAACGGTCTGAAGGCGGAAAAGGGACTCGATGTCACCGCGGCCACACTGAAGGACGTCTTCCGGGACACCGCGGACGTCCGCTCCACCGCGGGCATGCACCTTGCCGAAGGCCTCCCGCAGGACAAAGAACCTGCGGAGCGCAAGAGGTGGTGGGACGGGTTGACCGACGAACAGCGGCAGGAGTACGTGAAGGTCGCACCGGACCTGATCGGCGGTCTGGACGGCATTCCGGCGGTGGTCCGTGACGAGGCGAACCGCAACTACCTGCCGGTCCTGATCGACGAGGTGGCACGACAGGGCGGCGACGACGCCAAGACCAAGCTCGACGCCCTCCGCATGATTCAGGACAAACTCGGTGAGTCGAGTCACCCGCCCATGTTCCTTCTCGGCATCGGGGACGAAGGCAACGGACGCGCGGTCGTCTCGTACGGGAACCCCGATACGTCCAGGCACGTCGCGGCGTACGTTCCCGGTCTCGGCACCAAGCTCGACGGCGACTTCGTCACGGGCACAATGAAGCGGGCCCATGACACGGCCATCGGCGCCCGGGAAGTGGACCCGTCCACTGCCTCGATCATCTGGCTTGGTTACGACGCTCCGCAGAGCGTGGACGTGATGACGAAGGGCGACGCGCAACGGGGTGCCCCGGCGTACAACGAGTTCATGGCGGGCCTCTCGACGACGAACGCGAACGAGGACCCGCATGTGACGGCGATCGGGCATTCCTACGGCTCGCTCACCGTGGGCACGGCCGCCAAGGAGTCCGGCGGGATTCCGGGCGTCGATGATGTGATCCTGCTCGGCAGCCCCGGCGTGGACGCGCAGAAGGCGACGGAACTCGGCGTGGGCGAGGACCACGTGTTCGTGGGCGCAGCTGACAACGACCCCGTCACCCACCTGCCCACGAAGGGGGAGGCGGCGTTCGGCGCGGGGCCCGCCTGGGCGCTGGGAGGCCCGGAGGCGGTCAGGAGGGCGAATGACCTCTTCGACGTCGGCGACGACGACCTGCACTTCGGCAAGGACCCGGCGAGCGCGGCGTTCGGAGCACAGCGCTTCGAGGTCGACGACGGGCCCGGGATGGTCCGCGAAGCCGGAAAGTTCGATGCCCACTCCCAGTACTTCGATCCGGAGCTGGATGATGTATCGGCGTTGAACATTGCCAAAATCGTCGGCGGGCGTCCTGAGGACATCGTGAGGGAGGAGCATCGATGA
- a CDS encoding DUF6336 family protein, with the protein MSRMSRDANGVLEPRLRLGGVMARGAAYGVGAAVCVAVAAFTVREHSTRIDLLEATTYLGLVTGAVFLVIGLFFWACGPDDILRWRDFTTTTGPHDMVSVVGPSLVRAGTFLLVPVPFAYGLGELVASAAYGSWLGGT; encoded by the coding sequence ATGAGCCGCATGAGCAGAGACGCGAACGGGGTACTCGAACCACGTCTGCGTCTGGGCGGCGTCATGGCACGCGGCGCGGCGTACGGCGTGGGGGCAGCGGTCTGCGTGGCCGTCGCCGCGTTCACCGTGCGGGAGCACAGCACCCGCATCGACCTGCTGGAAGCGACCACCTATCTGGGACTGGTGACCGGCGCGGTCTTCCTGGTGATCGGGCTGTTCTTCTGGGCGTGCGGCCCCGATGACATCCTGCGCTGGCGGGACTTCACCACGACGACCGGCCCCCATGACATGGTCTCCGTCGTCGGACCGTCCCTGGTCCGCGCCGGCACCTTCCTCCTGGTGCCTGTTCCGTTCGCCTACGGCCTGGGCGAACTCGTCGCATCGGCGGCGTACGGCTCCTGGTTGGGAGGGACGTGA
- a CDS encoding sensor histidine kinase — protein MWESTGPAVQAFGALPSLAAAGALVWAVARPRTALRQRLGRLARPATVCAALSLITTSALPTAGFASVWKLVEVAFLLILLTVITRWSPPHELRLALPPAALAVTVWPLVLVPDESFLESVGIATFWLLPAAAAMAAGAHLRHQEARRRRAVAEARRAQRLQLSRDLHDFVAHDISGIVVQAQAARFVAATDPSQAMLALERIEKAGLSALAAMDRTVEMLHGPEAPTTQPLPNVSQLGDVIENFTSAGATEAHLELPPLVTEVLSREAATAAYRIVVEALTNIRRHAPDASRATVAFVPTATTVEIRVTNDRSARAPARRRASRGGLGLPALTEHAQALGGTLAAGPYGDDGWRLTAVLPAIPRG, from the coding sequence ATGTGGGAATCAACCGGCCCGGCCGTCCAGGCGTTCGGTGCTCTGCCGTCGCTCGCGGCGGCGGGCGCGCTGGTGTGGGCCGTCGCGCGCCCCCGAACCGCGCTCCGTCAACGGCTCGGCCGCCTCGCCCGCCCGGCCACGGTCTGCGCGGCCCTCTCCCTGATCACCACCTCCGCCTTGCCGACGGCTGGTTTCGCCTCCGTGTGGAAGCTGGTGGAGGTCGCCTTCCTGCTGATCCTCCTGACCGTGATCACCCGCTGGTCACCCCCGCACGAGCTCCGGCTGGCCCTCCCGCCGGCCGCCCTCGCGGTGACCGTCTGGCCGCTGGTGCTGGTCCCCGACGAGTCCTTCCTGGAGTCCGTCGGCATCGCCACCTTCTGGCTTCTTCCCGCAGCGGCCGCCATGGCGGCCGGCGCCCACCTCCGTCACCAGGAGGCGCGTCGTCGGCGAGCGGTGGCCGAGGCCCGCAGGGCCCAGCGACTACAGCTCTCCCGCGACCTGCACGACTTCGTCGCCCACGACATCAGTGGGATCGTCGTCCAGGCCCAGGCGGCGCGCTTCGTCGCCGCCACCGACCCCTCCCAGGCGATGCTCGCCCTGGAACGCATCGAGAAGGCGGGCCTGAGCGCCCTGGCCGCGATGGACCGGACGGTGGAGATGCTGCACGGCCCGGAGGCTCCCACCACCCAACCGCTCCCCAACGTCTCCCAACTGGGAGACGTGATCGAGAACTTCACCTCGGCGGGAGCCACCGAGGCGCATCTGGAACTGCCTCCGTTGGTCACGGAGGTGCTCTCCCGCGAGGCGGCCACCGCTGCCTACCGCATCGTCGTCGAGGCACTGACCAACATCCGCCGGCACGCCCCTGACGCCTCCCGCGCCACCGTCGCGTTCGTGCCGACGGCCACCACGGTGGAGATCCGGGTCACCAACGACCGCAGTGCCCGCGCCCCGGCCCGCCGTCGCGCCTCCCGGGGAGGCCTCGGCCTCCCCGCTCTCACCGAGCACGCACAGGCCCTCGGCGGGACCCTTGCGGCGGGGCCGTACGGTGACGACGGCTGGCGGCTCACCGCCGTCCTGCCTGCCATACCGCGCGGGTGA
- a CDS encoding DUF397 domain-containing protein has translation MSTDLHWFKSSYSGSEGGDCIEVALTWSKSTYSGDQGGNCVEVATCPHTVHVRDSKDLTVPALAVSPASWTSFVDFAAS, from the coding sequence ATGAGCACCGACCTCCACTGGTTCAAGTCCAGCTACAGCGGCAGCGAGGGCGGCGACTGCATCGAGGTCGCGCTCACCTGGTCCAAGTCCACCTACAGTGGCGACCAGGGCGGCAACTGCGTCGAGGTCGCCACCTGCCCCCACACCGTCCACGTCCGCGACTCCAAGGACCTCACCGTCCCCGCGCTCGCCGTCTCCCCCGCCTCCTGGACGTCCTTCGTAGACTTCGCCGCCTCCTGA
- a CDS encoding helix-turn-helix domain-containing protein, with amino-acid sequence MHSSDQPESAAEMFGLLLRHFRVLAGLSQEQLGKRIGYSKSQVAMVERGARPPKGVFVQRADEVLGAQGALIVAAPKPPKKRSPLPGWFTPFAEEETGAHARHEYETHVMPGLLQTEAYARAVFASAHPTYDDDEIEEKVAARLARQTLLGRRPLPDISFVLELSTLTRPIGNRRILKAQLHHLAEVARLRHVRIQLMSPDREDHAGLNGSFVLLETAERKQLAYIEGQGGSFFITEQPDLGNLFGRYSVLRAQAYTPERTLETIEKMAEEL; translated from the coding sequence GTGCACTCCAGTGATCAGCCTGAAAGCGCCGCCGAGATGTTCGGCCTGCTGCTCAGGCACTTTCGCGTGCTGGCCGGACTGTCCCAGGAGCAGTTGGGCAAACGGATCGGCTACTCCAAGTCGCAAGTGGCGATGGTGGAACGCGGCGCGCGACCGCCGAAGGGCGTGTTCGTACAGCGGGCGGACGAGGTCCTGGGTGCACAGGGTGCACTGATCGTCGCCGCGCCGAAGCCGCCGAAGAAGCGCAGCCCGCTGCCGGGCTGGTTCACGCCGTTCGCGGAGGAGGAGACGGGAGCCCATGCCCGTCACGAATATGAGACCCACGTGATGCCAGGGCTGCTCCAGACCGAGGCCTACGCGCGAGCCGTGTTCGCCAGCGCCCACCCGACCTACGATGACGATGAAATCGAAGAGAAGGTAGCCGCGCGGCTGGCACGGCAAACATTGCTGGGCCGCAGGCCGCTCCCTGACATCAGCTTCGTACTGGAACTGAGCACGCTCACACGCCCGATTGGCAACCGGCGCATCCTTAAGGCACAGCTGCACCATCTCGCCGAGGTAGCTCGTCTCCGGCACGTGCGAATTCAACTGATGTCACCTGACCGCGAAGACCACGCAGGACTCAACGGCTCCTTCGTTCTCCTGGAGACGGCCGAGCGGAAGCAGTTGGCGTATATCGAAGGTCAGGGCGGCAGCTTCTTCATCACCGAACAGCCAGACCTCGGAAACCTGTTCGGAAGGTACAGCGTTCTGCGTGCCCAGGCATACACTCCGGAGAGGACGCTGGAGACGATCGAGAAGATGGCAGAGGAACTATGA
- a CDS encoding GmrSD restriction endonuclease domain-containing protein, with protein MIKNLARGICALALALAPLLPTSATQAAPAAQAAPAAPVAEVTTLADAVGLLKVTEENRTGYTASAFRHWNSGEDTTDGCDTRAEVLLAEAVVAPAVGPGCKLTGGRWKSYFDGQEVTDVGSLDVTHMVAPAEAWDSGASAWTATRREAYANDQGAETSLVAVTARTNRQKADKDPADWMPPSPEVQCRYTGEWVSTKLRWQLTADDRELEALKVYAEGPCEDTVVRYTPAA; from the coding sequence GTGATCAAGAACCTCGCGCGCGGTATCTGCGCGCTCGCCCTCGCCCTCGCCCCCCTTCTCCCGACTTCCGCTACTCAGGCAGCTCCCGCCGCTCAGGCAGCTCCGGCCGCTCCGGTGGCGGAGGTGACGACCCTGGCCGACGCGGTCGGCCTGCTGAAGGTCACCGAGGAGAACCGCACCGGCTACACCGCTTCGGCCTTCCGCCACTGGAACTCGGGGGAGGACACGACGGACGGATGCGACACCCGGGCCGAGGTCCTCCTCGCCGAAGCGGTCGTCGCACCGGCCGTGGGGCCCGGCTGCAAGCTGACCGGCGGCAGGTGGAAGTCCTACTTCGACGGCCAGGAGGTCACCGACGTCGGGTCGCTCGACGTGACCCACATGGTCGCGCCCGCCGAGGCCTGGGATTCCGGCGCCTCCGCGTGGACGGCGACGCGACGGGAGGCCTACGCGAACGACCAGGGAGCGGAAACCTCCCTGGTCGCGGTGACGGCGCGCACCAACCGCCAGAAGGCGGACAAGGACCCGGCGGACTGGATGCCACCGTCCCCGGAGGTCCAGTGCCGGTATACGGGGGAATGGGTGTCGACCAAGCTCCGCTGGCAGCTCACGGCGGACGACCGCGAGCTGGAAGCGCTGAAGGTGTACGCCGAGGGGCCGTGCGAGGACACCGTCGTCCGCTACACACCGGCGGCCTGA